Proteins co-encoded in one Phalacrocorax carbo chromosome 5, bPhaCar2.1, whole genome shotgun sequence genomic window:
- the FAIM gene encoding fas apoptotic inhibitory molecule 1 isoform X2: protein MARDGPPAKGTRPGAATGTREGEGAGYRSRYSHLEKMTDLVAVWEVALSDGVHKIEFEHGTTSGKRVVYVDGKEEIRKEWMFKLVGKETFTVGAAKTKASINIDAVSGFAYEYTLEINGKSLKKYMENRSKTTNTWVLSLGGTDYRVVLEKDTMDVWCNGQKMETAGEFVEDGTETHFSVGDHSCCIKAVSSGKRKEGIIHTLIVDDREIPEAVE, encoded by the exons ATGGCGAGGGACGGACCGCCGGCGAAGGGGACCCGGCCCGGCGCCGCCACCGGTACGCGAGAGGGCGAAGGGGCCGGTTACCG GTCTCGGTACAGCCACTTAGAGAAGATGACAGATTTGGTGGCTGTTTGGGAAGTAGCTTTAAGTGATGGTGTTCATAAGATTGAGTTTGAACATGGGACGACTTCAGGAAAACGTGTTGTCTATGTTGATGGAAAG gAAGAGATAAGAAAAGAATGGATGTTTAAATTAGTGGGTAAAGAAACATTCACTGTTGGAGCAGCCAAAACAAAAGCTTCTATTAACATTGATGCTGTCAGTGGTTTTGCATATGAATATACTTTGGAGATCAATGGGAAGAGCCTGAAGAAGTATATGGAGAACAGGTCAAAAACAACCAATACGTGGGTGCTGAGCTTGGGTGGTACGGACTATAGAGTTGTTCTAG aaaaggaCACTATGGATGTGTGGTGTAACGGTCAAAAAATGGAAACAGCG GGTGAATTTGTAGAAGATGGGACTGAAACTCACTTCAGTGTTGGTGACCACAGCTGTTGCATTAAGGCTGTCAGTAGTGGAAAACGAAAGGAGGGAATTATTCATACCCTTATTGTGGATGACAGAGAAATTCCAGAGGCTGTGGAGTAG
- the FAIM gene encoding fas apoptotic inhibitory molecule 1 isoform X1 translates to MHRNTPCLAAAVCWGSEPSQKLASSAFTRSRYSHLEKMTDLVAVWEVALSDGVHKIEFEHGTTSGKRVVYVDGKEEIRKEWMFKLVGKETFTVGAAKTKASINIDAVSGFAYEYTLEINGKSLKKYMENRSKTTNTWVLSLGGTDYRVVLEKDTMDVWCNGQKMETAGEFVEDGTETHFSVGDHSCCIKAVSSGKRKEGIIHTLIVDDREIPEAVE, encoded by the exons ATGCACAGAAATACACCCTGCCTGGCTGCCGCCGTGTGCTGGGGAAGCGAGCCTTCACAGAAATTGGCCTCCTCGGCATTTACTAG GTCTCGGTACAGCCACTTAGAGAAGATGACAGATTTGGTGGCTGTTTGGGAAGTAGCTTTAAGTGATGGTGTTCATAAGATTGAGTTTGAACATGGGACGACTTCAGGAAAACGTGTTGTCTATGTTGATGGAAAG gAAGAGATAAGAAAAGAATGGATGTTTAAATTAGTGGGTAAAGAAACATTCACTGTTGGAGCAGCCAAAACAAAAGCTTCTATTAACATTGATGCTGTCAGTGGTTTTGCATATGAATATACTTTGGAGATCAATGGGAAGAGCCTGAAGAAGTATATGGAGAACAGGTCAAAAACAACCAATACGTGGGTGCTGAGCTTGGGTGGTACGGACTATAGAGTTGTTCTAG aaaaggaCACTATGGATGTGTGGTGTAACGGTCAAAAAATGGAAACAGCG GGTGAATTTGTAGAAGATGGGACTGAAACTCACTTCAGTGTTGGTGACCACAGCTGTTGCATTAAGGCTGTCAGTAGTGGAAAACGAAAGGAGGGAATTATTCATACCCTTATTGTGGATGACAGAGAAATTCCAGAGGCTGTGGAGTAG
- the FAIM gene encoding fas apoptotic inhibitory molecule 1 isoform X3 has translation MTDLVAVWEVALSDGVHKIEFEHGTTSGKRVVYVDGKEEIRKEWMFKLVGKETFTVGAAKTKASINIDAVSGFAYEYTLEINGKSLKKYMENRSKTTNTWVLSLGGTDYRVVLEKDTMDVWCNGQKMETAGEFVEDGTETHFSVGDHSCCIKAVSSGKRKEGIIHTLIVDDREIPEAVE, from the exons ATGACAGATTTGGTGGCTGTTTGGGAAGTAGCTTTAAGTGATGGTGTTCATAAGATTGAGTTTGAACATGGGACGACTTCAGGAAAACGTGTTGTCTATGTTGATGGAAAG gAAGAGATAAGAAAAGAATGGATGTTTAAATTAGTGGGTAAAGAAACATTCACTGTTGGAGCAGCCAAAACAAAAGCTTCTATTAACATTGATGCTGTCAGTGGTTTTGCATATGAATATACTTTGGAGATCAATGGGAAGAGCCTGAAGAAGTATATGGAGAACAGGTCAAAAACAACCAATACGTGGGTGCTGAGCTTGGGTGGTACGGACTATAGAGTTGTTCTAG aaaaggaCACTATGGATGTGTGGTGTAACGGTCAAAAAATGGAAACAGCG GGTGAATTTGTAGAAGATGGGACTGAAACTCACTTCAGTGTTGGTGACCACAGCTGTTGCATTAAGGCTGTCAGTAGTGGAAAACGAAAGGAGGGAATTATTCATACCCTTATTGTGGATGACAGAGAAATTCCAGAGGCTGTGGAGTAG